Proteins encoded in a region of the Vitis riparia cultivar Riparia Gloire de Montpellier isolate 1030 chromosome 7, EGFV_Vit.rip_1.0, whole genome shotgun sequence genome:
- the LOC117918100 gene encoding histone-lysine N-methyltransferase 2D-like has product MSKTRGAKSSSPSTSLRVPRETLVQAAISESPRPLVVPPPIEDAPMSPPSRRYQTRRSLTMAKASSSRAKKSSSGPPKKKAKVSEPIDLTEPESEPRPSQPPVKKPQPSQPPAKATPRTPPVIPPISESSPLSEPRIAISIIEYRGLCHTFQALAISQSILTQQITALSAHQEQIIATQTQHTAILRQIQHHLGILSTPEHLIPIPPEPSQAPSFVHQIMPPKEPTTGEAEASALSIQASAAEPSSSHHPPATI; this is encoded by the exons ATGTCCAAAACCCGAGGAGCTAAGTCCTCGTCCCCATCAACTAGCCTGAGAGTCCCAAGAGAGACCCTTGTCCAAGCTGCCATATCCGAGTCTCCGCGGCCACTGGTTGTCCCACCTCCGATTGAGGATGCACCTATGAGTCCTCCTTCGAGGCGCTATCAGACAAGAAGGTCACTCACCATGGCCAAGGCGAGCTCTTCCCGAGCTAAAAAGTCAAGTAGTGGTCCCCCAAAGAAGAAGGCCAAGGTATCAGAGCCAATTGATTTAACAGAGCCTGAATCAGAGCCTCGTCCATCTCAACCACCTGTCAAAAAGCCTCAACCGTCTCAGCCACCAGCCAAA GCCACACCACGGACTCCCCCTGTTATTCCACCCATATCAGAGTCATCTCCTTTATCTGAGCCTAGGATTGCTATATCCATTATCGAGTATAGAGGCCTATGCCACACTTTCCAGGCATTGGCCATTTCTCAGAGCATCCTCACTCAGCAGATCACAGCTCTTAGTGCTCATCAGGAGCAGATTATTGCCACTCAGACCCAACATACTGCCATCCTAAGGCAGATTCAACACCATCTGGGTATTCTATCGACTCCTGAGCACCTCATTCCTATCCCACCAGAGCCATCACAGGCTCCTTCTTTCGTACATCAGATTATGCCTCCTAAGGAGCCCACTACAGGAGAGGCAGAGGCATCCGCCCTGAGCATTCAGGCCTCTGCAGCTGAGCCATCATCTTCACATCATCCTCCAGCCACTATCTGA